From a region of the Apibacter sp. B3706 genome:
- a CDS encoding histidine kinase, with amino-acid sequence MKKLFFVLLIFLLNICYSQTVEEIIKKHLEVTGGTDHWKELNSIIIKGDIILGLNESYPIEIYQQRPNLNKTCIEIQGKKIILNAYNGKKAIQYNFQTNSLEEDNNYVPEAFESDLIDYSAKGFLPIFLGEERIDNKNCYKIKLTNNRESEIYYFDKTSYQLVREDTSNESKLYSNFKLVSGLIFPYRLVVKNKEDDSEFILVFKSLEINKIIPEKEFKF; translated from the coding sequence ATGAAGAAACTTTTTTTTGTTTTGCTGATATTCCTTTTGAACATATGTTATTCTCAGACGGTAGAAGAAATAATTAAAAAGCATTTGGAAGTTACCGGAGGAACAGATCATTGGAAAGAATTGAATTCAATAATAATTAAAGGAGATATAATTTTAGGATTAAATGAGTCATATCCTATAGAAATTTATCAGCAGAGACCGAATCTTAATAAAACTTGTATAGAAATACAAGGAAAAAAAATTATTTTAAATGCTTACAACGGAAAGAAAGCTATACAATATAACTTTCAAACGAATTCCCTTGAAGAAGATAATAATTACGTTCCTGAAGCATTTGAATCAGATTTAATTGATTATTCTGCAAAAGGGTTTCTTCCTATATTTCTCGGAGAAGAACGTATTGATAATAAGAATTGTTATAAAATTAAACTAACTAATAACAGAGAATCAGAAATTTATTACTTTGATAAAACCAGCTATCAATTAGTTAGAGAAGATACTTCAAATGAAAGTAAATTATATTCAAACTTTAAATTAGTCTCCGGACTAATCTTTCCGTATCGTTTGGTTGTTAAAAACAAGGAGGATGACTCAGAATTTATTCTTGTATTTAAATCGCTTGAAATTAACAAGATCATTCCTGAAAAAGAATTTAAATTTTAA
- a CDS encoding reprolysin-like metallopeptidase gives MKIFLLIISVFMFSIPLSAQNYWKRTSLTGKKIKSENINLPIEELYTVDFYSLKKQLNSAALRGTNHTPIIVYVPTSEGKIERFSVYHAPVMDEEIENTYELYSYAGIGIDDTNKYIRFSISPNQFNSMIMDNTGIIQLIDPYTTDGEVYSVRIRKENIFNDFNCNTVDEINSEESSSYKIISSDRKFRTYRLALSVTGEYTQHFGSVTGALQQINITLTRVNGILEKDLAVNLKMINNISLIYEDPNTDPYSDSSLMDIWNIELQRTLTAVVGENNYDIGHLFGGNGGGGNAGCIGCICVSPLMDQNGIPTSLGKGSGITSPSNNNPSGDHFDIDYVAHEMGHQLGANHTFSCWLENKGVNIEPGSGSTIMGYAGITSANVQLSSDAYFHSASIQQINRNLQRKICGTINQIPNHPPVVNVGPSSVTIPIGTRFYLDAEGTTDPDGDELTFCWEQIDNARKNVIRVDSSQRSGPIFRSFIPTSSTRRYFPALTTNSYSPNTWETVSNVKRVLNFTVTVRDNNLNKPQTKIVTKEVMVSDSGGPFIATFPTADYIAKKGSSIKVAWNVANTTAQPFNTQYVNISLVTDEGQTITPLADHIPNSGNATVDLPVDLVAKKAKLMIEASNNIYFALTEYFSIGYESEVICKKYMPNFSPIPIPDGNGDHLNSDFATMGIIIPENENYDELINLQVSVDIDHPNINDLYIVLQDPGPDYKSTVLWNHSCEYYSDLKVTFDDNGAAVNCSSPTTGTIKPRNAIHSLYKKKYSGEWLLGVADHYANDVGTLNSFSLNLCSLNYKQLQTDENFSETSTFKVFPNPSEGVFTIDLGVIQFRGNTSHVKVYNLAGSLLFSKVEKNKLFSIDLTNYPAGIYTINITGNGNSISKNVIKK, from the coding sequence ATGAAAATTTTCTTATTAATTATTAGTGTTTTTATGTTCAGTATTCCTCTTTCAGCACAAAATTATTGGAAGAGAACAAGCTTAACAGGTAAGAAGATAAAAAGTGAAAATATCAATTTACCCATTGAAGAGCTATATACCGTTGATTTTTATTCTTTGAAAAAACAATTAAATTCGGCCGCATTAAGAGGAACTAACCATACTCCTATCATAGTATACGTTCCAACATCCGAAGGAAAAATAGAAAGATTTTCGGTTTATCATGCTCCTGTAATGGATGAAGAAATTGAAAATACATACGAATTGTATTCATACGCAGGAATCGGTATAGATGATACGAACAAATATATTCGATTTAGTATTTCTCCCAATCAATTCAATTCAATGATTATGGATAATACGGGTATCATTCAGCTCATTGATCCTTATACAACCGATGGAGAAGTTTATTCAGTTCGTATTAGAAAGGAAAATATATTTAATGATTTTAATTGTAATACGGTTGATGAAATTAATTCGGAAGAATCAAGTTCCTATAAAATTATATCGAGTGATCGAAAATTTCGCACATATAGATTAGCTCTTTCAGTAACCGGTGAATATACTCAACATTTTGGTAGCGTAACCGGAGCTTTACAACAAATAAATATCACCTTAACCCGAGTGAATGGTATTTTGGAAAAAGATCTAGCTGTAAATCTTAAAATGATTAATAATATTTCTCTTATTTATGAAGATCCAAATACGGACCCTTATTCCGATTCTTCTTTAATGGATATCTGGAATATTGAACTTCAAAGAACATTAACAGCTGTGGTTGGAGAAAATAACTATGATATTGGCCATCTTTTTGGCGGTAATGGTGGAGGAGGAAATGCCGGGTGCATAGGGTGTATTTGTGTCAGTCCTTTGATGGATCAAAATGGAATTCCCACTTCTTTAGGAAAAGGTAGTGGGATAACTTCTCCCTCAAATAACAATCCGTCAGGAGATCATTTTGATATTGATTACGTAGCTCATGAAATGGGACATCAGCTGGGAGCTAATCATACTTTTTCGTGTTGGCTTGAAAATAAAGGGGTTAATATTGAACCGGGAAGCGGAAGTACAATAATGGGATATGCCGGTATTACATCTGCCAATGTACAATTAAGTTCGGATGCTTATTTTCATTCTGCAAGTATTCAGCAAATTAATAGAAATCTACAGCGTAAAATCTGTGGAACAATCAATCAAATTCCTAATCACCCCCCCGTAGTAAATGTAGGTCCCTCTAGTGTGACCATTCCTATAGGGACACGGTTTTACTTGGATGCAGAAGGAACAACAGATCCTGACGGGGATGAGCTGACTTTTTGTTGGGAACAAATTGATAATGCTCGTAAAAATGTTATTCGAGTCGATTCTTCACAAAGATCCGGTCCTATATTCAGATCTTTTATACCGACATCATCTACCAGAAGATATTTTCCCGCTTTAACTACCAATAGTTACTCTCCAAATACTTGGGAGACTGTTTCTAACGTCAAAAGAGTCCTAAATTTTACTGTAACCGTGCGTGATAATAATCTTAATAAACCTCAGACTAAGATTGTTACTAAAGAAGTTATGGTTTCTGATAGCGGGGGGCCATTTATCGCAACATTTCCTACCGCTGATTATATTGCTAAGAAAGGAAGTTCAATTAAAGTAGCATGGAATGTTGCTAATACAACAGCACAGCCATTTAATACACAATATGTGAATATTTCATTAGTTACGGATGAGGGGCAAACTATTACTCCTCTGGCTGATCATATTCCTAATTCGGGAAATGCAACTGTGGATTTACCTGTTGATCTTGTTGCTAAAAAAGCAAAATTAATGATTGAGGCTAGTAATAATATTTATTTTGCCTTAACCGAATATTTTTCAATAGGGTATGAATCGGAAGTAATTTGTAAAAAATATATGCCAAACTTTTCTCCGATTCCGATTCCTGACGGAAATGGTGATCATTTAAATTCTGATTTTGCTACCATGGGAATTATTATTCCTGAAAATGAGAATTATGATGAATTAATTAATTTACAGGTATCTGTTGATATAGATCATCCAAATATTAATGATTTATACATCGTTTTACAAGACCCCGGTCCGGATTATAAATCAACTGTTTTATGGAATCATTCATGTGAATATTATTCAGATTTAAAAGTTACTTTTGATGATAACGGAGCTGCCGTAAACTGTTCTTCTCCTACTACAGGTACGATTAAACCTCGTAATGCAATTCATTCACTTTATAAGAAAAAATATAGCGGTGAATGGCTATTAGGAGTAGCAGATCATTATGCTAACGATGTTGGTACATTAAATTCTTTTTCTTTGAATTTATGCAGTTTGAATTATAAGCAACTCCAAACCGATGAAAATTTTTCAGAAACCTCAACATTTAAAGTTTTCCCTAATCCTTCTGAAGGAGTTTTTACTATCGATTTAGGTGTTATTCAATTTAGAGGAAATACAAGTCATGTTAAAGTTTATAATTTGGCCGGTAGCTTATTATTTTCAAAAGTTGAAAAAAATAAGCTTTTTTCTATAGATCTTACTAATTATCCTGCGGGTATATATACCATAAATATTACGGGGAATGGTAATTCTATATCCAAAAATGTAATTAAGAAGTAA